The Sulfurospirillum halorespirans DSM 13726 genome has a window encoding:
- a CDS encoding ferritin family protein yields MRQYETYKCSKCGNEVEVQNVGGGKLTCCGQEMACITEDLTAVNLMKAFAGESQARNKYDLFADIALEEGWHAISRHFREAAENEKWHARAEFKAYHKLVDGAETEITLKNLDSAMAGEHYEHETMYPNFAKIAEEEGHKELARLFNAIGKVEVEHEREYKALQDAMREDGFFEDAEEEIWVCEVCGHIHRGKKAPKACPLCKVGQEYFKRQDLGI; encoded by the coding sequence ATGAGACAGTACGAGACATACAAATGCAGTAAATGCGGGAATGAAGTGGAAGTTCAAAATGTGGGTGGCGGTAAACTTACCTGTTGTGGTCAAGAGATGGCATGTATCACCGAAGATCTTACAGCGGTCAATCTGATGAAAGCATTTGCGGGAGAATCTCAAGCGCGTAATAAATATGACCTATTTGCAGACATTGCCTTGGAAGAGGGCTGGCATGCAATCTCTCGTCACTTTAGAGAAGCCGCTGAAAATGAAAAATGGCACGCAAGAGCTGAGTTTAAAGCCTACCATAAACTTGTAGATGGCGCAGAGACAGAGATAACGCTTAAAAACCTTGATAGTGCAATGGCAGGTGAACATTATGAGCATGAAACGATGTACCCCAATTTTGCAAAAATTGCAGAAGAAGAAGGACACAAAGAGCTTGCACGTCTTTTTAACGCCATTGGTAAAGTAGAAGTTGAACATGAACGCGAATACAAAGCGCTTCAAGATGCGATGAGAGAAGATGGTTTCTTTGAAGATGCCGAAGAAGAGATTTGGGTCTGTGAAGTGTGTGGACATATCCATAGAGGTAAAAAAGCACCCAAAGCGTGTCCTTTGTGTAAAGTTGGACAAGAGTATTTCAAACGCCAAGATTTGGGCATCTAA
- a CDS encoding menaquinone biosynthesis decarboxylase: MQRIIDLLRQNDLLHVIDTELDIDLEIPHLAYIEVKKADSKALLFTKPVSKRLGKSFDMPVLMNVFGSDKATELIFGKNPNVVAKQIESLMHMKPPTSFMDKMGMLGTLFNLKNALPKRLKGKGVCQTKVYDEPNLYAFPILTTWSEDGGPFITMGQVYTQSLDGTKQNLGMYRLQVYDKNRLGMHWQIHKDSAHFFHEYQKAGKKMPVSIGIGGDPLYIWCGQAPMPIGMFELLLYGFIKDKSARLVKSLTNPIYVPEDVDIVIEGWVDPSLMEIEGPFGDHTGYYTLKEPYPVMDVTCITCKEKPVYQATVVGKPPLEDKYMGWATERIFLPLLKTTAPDLIDYNMPENGVFHNFILAKMNVLYPGHAKQFMHAFWGVGQMSFVKHAIFVDENAPDLDDYEPLSDYILNRVSAKRLLISEGVCDALDHASPNALFGGKLGVDCTGGVIDAPSKTILSDRDLLFKVTTLVPEVSALKQYKTQTKTPITVMTISKKRAGKEVYEALKPLKEHMKLLIVVDNEGNSVDNAYMLIWRVVNNIDALRDIFVEEEFIGIDATTKNDLDGYTREWPKDTDCDQKTILRLIELGLVENNPAFLKHFHI, encoded by the coding sequence ATGCAGCGAATCATTGACCTTCTACGCCAAAACGATCTTTTACATGTAATCGATACTGAGCTTGATATTGATCTAGAAATTCCGCATTTGGCTTATATTGAAGTCAAAAAAGCGGATTCAAAAGCGCTTTTATTTACCAAACCTGTGAGTAAAAGACTGGGTAAGAGCTTTGATATGCCAGTGCTGATGAATGTATTTGGCTCCGATAAAGCGACCGAGCTTATTTTTGGTAAAAATCCCAACGTCGTGGCAAAGCAGATCGAATCACTCATGCACATGAAACCGCCAACGTCTTTTATGGATAAAATGGGCATGCTCGGCACACTGTTTAATCTTAAAAATGCGCTTCCAAAACGACTGAAAGGTAAGGGTGTTTGTCAAACAAAAGTGTATGACGAGCCAAATCTCTATGCTTTCCCCATTTTAACCACATGGAGCGAAGACGGTGGTCCGTTTATCACGATGGGGCAGGTTTACACACAAAGTTTGGATGGAACGAAACAAAATCTAGGTATGTACCGCTTGCAAGTTTACGATAAAAACCGTTTGGGTATGCACTGGCAGATTCACAAAGATAGCGCACATTTCTTTCATGAATACCAAAAAGCGGGTAAAAAAATGCCTGTGAGCATTGGAATTGGGGGCGATCCACTTTATATTTGGTGCGGACAAGCGCCGATGCCGATTGGGATGTTTGAACTTTTACTCTATGGTTTTATCAAAGACAAAAGTGCTCGCCTTGTCAAATCACTGACCAATCCTATTTATGTGCCTGAAGATGTGGATATTGTTATTGAGGGTTGGGTTGATCCTAGCCTTATGGAGATCGAAGGACCTTTTGGCGATCATACAGGCTATTACACGCTTAAAGAGCCGTATCCTGTGATGGATGTGACCTGCATTACATGTAAAGAAAAACCTGTTTATCAAGCGACCGTTGTGGGGAAACCTCCTTTGGAAGATAAATACATGGGTTGGGCAACGGAGCGCATCTTTTTACCGCTTTTAAAAACGACAGCTCCTGATCTCATTGATTACAACATGCCTGAAAATGGTGTGTTTCATAACTTCATTTTAGCCAAGATGAATGTGCTCTATCCTGGACATGCAAAACAGTTTATGCACGCGTTTTGGGGTGTAGGACAGATGAGTTTTGTTAAACACGCCATTTTTGTCGATGAAAATGCTCCTGACTTAGATGATTACGAGCCTTTGAGCGACTACATCTTAAATCGCGTCAGTGCGAAACGCTTGCTTATTAGCGAAGGTGTGTGCGACGCGCTGGATCACGCTTCTCCAAATGCTCTTTTTGGTGGGAAACTCGGTGTGGATTGTACCGGTGGTGTGATCGACGCGCCTTCAAAAACCATTTTGAGCGATAGAGATCTTCTTTTTAAGGTCACAACCTTGGTTCCCGAAGTTTCTGCGCTCAAACAGTACAAAACACAGACGAAAACACCGATTACCGTTATGACCATTTCTAAGAAGAGGGCAGGTAAAGAGGTGTATGAAGCGCTCAAACCTTTAAAAGAGCATATGAAACTTTTGATCGTGGTGGATAATGAGGGCAATAGCGTGGATAATGCCTATATGCTGATCTGGCGCGTGGTCAATAACATCGATGCACTTCGCGACATTTTTGTCGAAGAGGAGTTTATTGGCATTGATGCAACGACCAAAAATGATCTTGATGGCTACACCAGAGAGTGGCCAAAAGACACTGATTGCGATCAAAAAACGATTTTGCGCCTGATAGAGCTTGGTTTGGTTGAAAACAATCCTGCCTTTTTAAAACACTTCCATATCTAG
- the hemC gene encoding hydroxymethylbilane synthase produces MKKLIIATRGSKLALWQSEFVKAELEKAHPGLEVELSVMMTKGDKILDVALAKIGGKGLFTKELEEAMLRGEAHIAVHSLKDVPMAFPEGLKLGVITKREDVRDAMLSEKYASLEALPLGAVVGTTSLRRRMQLLKLRPDFVIKNLRGNVNTRIRKLKEGEFDAIILASAGINRLGLSAEVNYFTPISKEVMIPASGQAALGIEIVCDAEVERLVSVLNDEDAIIETRVERDFVTILEGGCQVPIGVNAELCGDALHVKAILGLPDGSEMLSEAITTTRAEYASVGKALAQKVIDRGAKALLERAEQIALNEIF; encoded by the coding sequence ATGAAAAAACTCATTATTGCAACCCGTGGAAGTAAACTTGCCCTTTGGCAGTCCGAATTTGTCAAAGCGGAACTTGAAAAAGCGCATCCTGGTCTTGAGGTCGAACTTTCCGTTATGATGACCAAAGGCGATAAAATTTTAGATGTCGCTTTAGCAAAAATTGGCGGCAAAGGGCTCTTTACCAAAGAGCTTGAAGAGGCGATGCTTCGTGGTGAAGCACACATTGCTGTACACAGTCTCAAAGATGTTCCTATGGCGTTTCCAGAGGGTTTAAAACTGGGCGTCATCACCAAGCGTGAAGACGTCCGCGATGCGATGCTTTCTGAAAAATATGCTTCGTTAGAAGCGCTTCCTCTTGGAGCGGTCGTTGGAACGACGAGTTTAAGACGTCGCATGCAACTTTTAAAACTTCGTCCTGATTTTGTGATCAAAAATCTTAGAGGCAATGTCAATACCCGTATTCGCAAGCTCAAAGAGGGTGAATTTGATGCGATCATCTTAGCCAGTGCAGGCATTAACCGTTTGGGTTTGAGCGCAGAGGTGAACTATTTTACGCCTATCTCCAAAGAGGTAATGATCCCCGCTTCTGGGCAAGCCGCACTTGGGATTGAAATTGTCTGCGATGCCGAGGTTGAACGTTTGGTCTCCGTGCTGAATGATGAAGATGCCATCATCGAAACACGCGTAGAGCGCGACTTTGTCACCATCCTTGAAGGCGGTTGCCAAGTGCCTATTGGTGTGAACGCAGAATTGTGTGGCGATGCTTTACATGTAAAAGCGATTTTAGGACTTCCCGATGGCTCTGAAATGCTCAGCGAAGCGATAACCACCACACGCGCAGAGTATGCAAGTGTGGGCAAAGCATTGGCACAAAAAGTCATTGATAGAGGAGCGAAAGCGCTCTTGGAACGTGCGGAACAGATCGCGCTAAACGAAATTTTTTAA
- a CDS encoding DsbA family protein, which produces MRSLMLKLLTIAISLSSSTLFAAVTASDLDTKVTTFLQKSIAPNENYTFDKVVIVKKEAMKEMPEWMVYFVRIDLNLTKQEGKKLSVNDMVFTDGKILSKDFADLGSGRSIKGSYSLDVDASAYNKEHLLAGNLNAPHKLVVFSDPLCPFCMDFLPEVIADVEANPQMFALFYYHFPLNIHPAAPTLVKAMILAEEQGDKAIVKKVYKEFFDIKISDEKAILELFNTALNKNFTVDQINQAHILQKLNQDHELATALMVNGTPTIYLDGKKDDTKRSYRKFIKESK; this is translated from the coding sequence ATGAGATCATTGATGTTGAAATTATTGACGATAGCCATCAGCTTAAGCAGTAGTACGCTTTTTGCCGCCGTTACTGCTTCTGATCTTGATACCAAAGTAACGACATTTTTACAAAAATCTATTGCGCCTAATGAAAATTATACGTTTGATAAAGTGGTGATTGTCAAAAAAGAGGCGATGAAAGAGATGCCCGAATGGATGGTCTATTTTGTCCGAATTGATCTTAATTTGACTAAGCAAGAGGGCAAAAAACTCTCCGTCAATGACATGGTCTTTACCGATGGTAAAATTTTGAGTAAAGATTTTGCTGATCTTGGCAGTGGTCGAAGCATTAAAGGGAGTTATTCGCTCGATGTAGATGCTTCCGCGTATAATAAAGAGCATCTTTTAGCAGGAAATCTTAATGCACCGCATAAACTCGTTGTTTTTAGTGACCCTCTCTGTCCTTTTTGTATGGATTTTTTACCCGAAGTGATTGCCGATGTGGAAGCCAATCCGCAAATGTTTGCACTGTTTTACTACCATTTTCCACTCAACATTCACCCAGCAGCGCCTACATTGGTGAAAGCGATGATTTTAGCCGAAGAGCAGGGTGATAAAGCGATTGTAAAGAAAGTGTACAAAGAGTTTTTTGATATAAAAATCAGCGATGAAAAGGCAATTTTAGAACTTTTCAACACAGCGTTAAATAAAAATTTCACCGTTGATCAGATCAATCAAGCGCACATTCTTCAAAAACTAAACCAAGACCACGAGCTTGCCACAGCACTCATGGTCAATGGTACGCCAACCATCTATCTGGATGGTAAAAAAGACGATACAAAACGAAGCTACAGAAAATTTATAAAAGAGTCTAAATGA
- a CDS encoding FxsA family protein translates to MKYFLIYLFLEVMVSLNIGSQIGVMATFGELVISALLGGILLANFRLTLMQNLSALMQGEISPSSFQRLNLWAIVGAILLILPGFLGDIVGLLLQFSSLVTLIVSKFLHVKDETPTTTHFKQGDHDEIIDVEIIDDSHQLKQ, encoded by the coding sequence GTGAAGTATTTTTTGATCTATCTCTTTTTAGAAGTGATGGTCTCTTTAAATATTGGCTCTCAGATTGGGGTGATGGCAACGTTTGGTGAACTTGTTATTTCAGCCCTTTTAGGTGGAATTTTGCTTGCCAATTTCCGCCTAACTCTGATGCAAAACCTCAGTGCTCTGATGCAAGGCGAGATCAGCCCCTCTTCATTTCAAAGACTCAATCTTTGGGCGATTGTAGGCGCCATTTTATTGATATTACCAGGCTTTTTAGGCGATATAGTAGGCTTACTTTTACAGTTTAGCTCACTGGTGACTTTAATCGTTTCAAAATTCTTACATGTAAAAGATGAAACCCCCACAACAACGCATTTTAAACAAGGAGATCACGATGAGATCATTGATGTTGAAATTATTGACGATAGCCATCAGCTTAAGCAGTAG
- a CDS encoding proline--tRNA ligase: protein MRFSKLYAPTTKDAPKDATLPSHQFLVRGGFISQVGSGLYNFLPMGKIVFDKIKNVVKEEMDETGAQEIQMDVVTPAELWKQSGRYDVFGKELCRFKDRKENEFVLGPTHEEVVVDIVRNRINSYKQLPLHLYQITTKFRDEARPRFGLLRGREFTMKDGYSFHEDEACMKREFDVMEKTYTKIFTRLGLDFRAVEADSGAIGGSGSKEFMVLAQNGEDDIVVCQQCSYAANIEAAKRAPKTTTEEAPEANLSKFKTPDMKTIEDVCNFFKVDPFYSIKAVVKKAVYVDKEEVVVFFVRGNDELQETKAQNACGALDLLDASLEEVERAGLKAGFIGPIGLECVKFYIDLELKEAKNLICGANETDFHMVGVSMFNFNEDRYKDLVSVKANDRCACCGGELGVTKGIEVGHIFQLGQKYAKAMGATFLDKNGKAQPFFMGCYGVGVSRLVAVMIEASHDEKGCIWNKQTAPYLLDIIVSNGKDEAQSAYAEEMYTALKAERLNVLLDDRNERFGFKMKDYELIGLPYALIVGKELDEGFVEIVERKTLEKTVVKKEDALAKLRELLA from the coding sequence ATGAGATTTTCAAAACTGTATGCACCAACAACGAAGGATGCACCCAAAGATGCAACACTTCCAAGCCATCAATTCTTGGTGCGTGGCGGTTTTATCTCGCAAGTAGGAAGTGGACTGTATAACTTTTTGCCAATGGGAAAAATCGTTTTTGACAAAATCAAAAATGTCGTTAAAGAAGAGATGGATGAAACAGGTGCCCAAGAGATCCAAATGGATGTGGTCACACCTGCAGAACTCTGGAAACAAAGTGGTCGTTACGATGTTTTTGGCAAGGAGTTGTGTCGCTTTAAAGATCGAAAAGAGAATGAATTTGTACTAGGGCCGACCCATGAAGAGGTGGTGGTAGACATCGTTCGCAACCGCATCAATAGCTATAAACAATTACCTCTGCATTTGTATCAAATTACCACAAAATTCCGCGATGAAGCGCGTCCTCGCTTTGGACTGCTTCGAGGTCGCGAATTTACGATGAAAGATGGTTACAGCTTCCATGAAGATGAAGCGTGTATGAAAAGAGAATTTGATGTCATGGAAAAAACGTATACCAAAATCTTTACACGCTTAGGACTTGATTTTAGAGCCGTAGAAGCGGACAGTGGCGCCATTGGTGGTAGTGGGAGTAAAGAGTTTATGGTGCTCGCACAAAACGGGGAAGATGACATCGTTGTGTGCCAACAATGCTCGTATGCTGCGAACATCGAAGCGGCAAAACGTGCGCCTAAAACCACGACAGAAGAAGCTCCTGAAGCCAATCTTTCCAAATTCAAAACGCCTGATATGAAAACCATTGAGGATGTCTGCAATTTTTTCAAAGTTGATCCTTTTTACAGCATTAAAGCGGTGGTTAAAAAAGCCGTCTATGTCGATAAAGAGGAGGTGGTTGTTTTCTTTGTACGAGGCAATGACGAACTTCAAGAGACCAAAGCACAAAATGCGTGTGGTGCGTTGGATCTTTTAGATGCTTCTTTGGAAGAGGTCGAGAGAGCAGGGCTCAAAGCCGGCTTTATAGGACCGATTGGACTAGAATGTGTAAAATTTTACATAGATTTAGAGCTCAAAGAGGCTAAAAATCTTATCTGCGGTGCCAACGAAACAGACTTCCACATGGTCGGTGTCTCCATGTTTAACTTTAACGAAGATCGCTATAAAGACCTTGTGAGTGTTAAAGCAAATGATCGTTGTGCGTGTTGTGGCGGAGAGCTTGGAGTGACCAAAGGCATTGAAGTAGGGCACATCTTCCAACTCGGACAAAAATACGCTAAAGCAATGGGCGCAACTTTTTTAGATAAAAATGGTAAAGCACAACCTTTCTTTATGGGTTGCTACGGTGTTGGCGTGAGTCGCTTGGTTGCTGTGATGATCGAAGCAAGTCATGATGAAAAAGGGTGCATTTGGAATAAACAAACCGCTCCATACCTTTTAGACATCATTGTCTCTAATGGTAAAGATGAGGCTCAAAGTGCGTATGCGGAAGAGATGTATACGGCTTTAAAAGCGGAGCGCTTGAATGTACTTTTAGATGATCGCAATGAGCGTTTTGGTTTTAAAATGAAAGATTATGAACTCATTGGACTTCCTTACGCACTGATTGTGGGGAAAGAGCTTGATGAGGGATTTGTTGAGATTGTTGAGCGAAAAACATTGGAGAAAACTGTTGTCAAAAAAGAAGATGCCCTTGCAAAACTAAGGGAGCTTTTAGCGTGA
- the hemA gene encoding glutamyl-tRNA reductase, producing MHYLTISFTHKNTDISIREKLAFNSEEKCRHFMGTLIGCAAVNEVILLSTCNRVEIITSVTDCQSALGDSFDLLSHVANVTREELEEHADIYEDNGAIHHLFTVCASLDSLVIGETQIAGQLKEAFKFAFENNYCGQKLGRAMHHAFRCAAEVRSRTDISKSPVSVSSVAVNKAKDLLGSIGGLSALVVGAGEMSQLAAKHLISNGVNVIIINRNLEHAQALATELGELATTAPYSKLTEFINRYRLVFTATGAPHSVISDDMVEEKEFSRYWFDIAVPRDIDIKEHANLHVFAVDDLEEIVTRNMSLREEQAKIAYSIVGRSTMDFFKWLQSMCVDPIIKEIRDHAKECSLQELEKAVKKGYIPEELQDQVSKVLHHAFNSFLHSATKNLKEVAEKPEADTIVQAVQYIFNINEDQTKRMNMYKCEYQMGGIK from the coding sequence ATGCACTATCTTACGATTAGTTTTACACACAAAAACACAGATATTAGCATTCGTGAAAAATTAGCGTTCAATTCAGAAGAAAAATGTCGCCATTTTATGGGAACGTTGATTGGCTGTGCGGCGGTAAATGAAGTGATTTTACTCTCTACATGTAATCGTGTGGAGATCATCACAAGTGTCACAGATTGCCAATCGGCTTTGGGCGATTCATTTGATCTTTTAAGCCATGTTGCCAATGTAACACGCGAAGAGTTAGAAGAACATGCGGACATTTATGAAGACAATGGAGCCATTCATCATCTTTTCACGGTCTGTGCTTCCTTAGATAGTCTGGTGATTGGTGAGACGCAAATTGCAGGACAACTCAAAGAGGCGTTTAAATTTGCCTTTGAAAACAACTACTGTGGTCAAAAGCTAGGACGTGCGATGCACCATGCCTTTCGCTGTGCCGCAGAAGTGCGAAGCCGCACCGACATTTCCAAAAGCCCCGTCTCCGTTTCCAGCGTTGCGGTCAATAAAGCCAAAGATCTTCTAGGCAGCATTGGCGGGCTCAGTGCGTTGGTTGTAGGCGCAGGTGAGATGAGTCAGCTAGCCGCCAAGCATCTGATCTCCAATGGGGTCAATGTCATTATCATCAACCGCAATCTTGAGCATGCTCAGGCTTTAGCAACAGAGCTTGGAGAGCTTGCAACCACAGCGCCTTATTCAAAACTCACAGAATTTATCAACCGTTACCGTCTTGTCTTTACCGCAACAGGCGCACCTCACAGTGTGATTAGCGATGACATGGTCGAAGAGAAAGAGTTTTCACGCTATTGGTTTGACATCGCGGTTCCTCGTGATATTGACATTAAAGAGCATGCGAATTTGCACGTTTTTGCGGTCGATGATTTGGAAGAGATCGTGACGAGAAACATGTCACTTCGTGAAGAGCAAGCCAAAATTGCGTACAGCATCGTCGGTCGCTCAACAATGGACTTTTTCAAATGGTTGCAAAGCATGTGCGTCGATCCGATCATCAAAGAGATTCGTGATCATGCGAAAGAGTGTTCATTGCAGGAGCTCGAAAAAGCGGTCAAAAAAGGGTATATTCCTGAAGAGTTGCAAGATCAAGTTTCCAAAGTACTGCACCATGCCTTTAACTCTTTTTTACACTCCGCTACCAAAAACCTCAAAGAGGTCGCTGAAAAGCCAGAGGCTGACACGATCGTGCAAGCGGTTCAATATATTTTTAATATTAATGAAGACCAAACAAAGCGCATGAATATGTACAAATGCGAATACCAAATGGGGGGAATAAAATGA
- a CDS encoding polyprenyl synthetase family protein: MLGKVENLMVEMVTSLGDPRSVELFHRVPKGKRLRAKLILKIAGLSEDSLKLAAIVELIHAASLLHDDVIDDAFTRRGEESINALFGNKTAIMLGDILYSKGFSELTFLPKDVAYSIANAVALLSVGELLDVELSQTFNESEERYFDMIYKKTASLIEASAKAAALLAGKNGDIYALYGKNLGLAFQIIDDILDITQSSETLGKPSLNDFKEGKTTLPYLYMYRALNAEDQTKLLSFFQQELGEADKVWIKTKMNETKALQDAIAYARRLGMEALDVIENEEDVGLSSIIKEMIERNF, from the coding sequence GTGTTAGGAAAAGTTGAAAATTTGATGGTCGAGATGGTCACTTCTTTGGGTGATCCACGCAGTGTTGAGCTCTTTCACAGAGTTCCTAAAGGAAAACGTTTACGCGCAAAGCTCATTTTAAAGATTGCAGGGCTCAGTGAGGATTCGCTCAAACTTGCAGCGATTGTTGAGTTGATTCATGCGGCAAGTTTACTGCACGATGATGTGATCGATGATGCGTTTACAAGACGAGGTGAAGAGTCCATCAATGCGCTTTTTGGCAATAAAACCGCCATTATGTTAGGCGACATCCTCTACTCTAAAGGCTTTAGTGAACTCACCTTTTTGCCCAAAGATGTTGCGTACAGCATCGCAAATGCAGTAGCACTGCTTTCCGTGGGTGAACTGTTAGATGTAGAGCTTTCGCAAACCTTTAATGAGAGTGAAGAGCGTTACTTTGACATGATCTACAAAAAAACAGCTTCACTCATAGAAGCTTCCGCCAAAGCCGCAGCACTCCTTGCTGGCAAAAATGGCGATATTTATGCACTTTACGGTAAAAACTTGGGGCTCGCTTTTCAAATTATTGATGATATTTTAGACATTACGCAAAGCAGCGAAACCCTTGGAAAACCTTCGTTAAATGATTTTAAAGAGGGCAAAACGACATTACCGTATCTTTACATGTACCGCGCATTAAACGCTGAAGATCAAACCAAACTTCTCTCCTTTTTTCAACAAGAGCTTGGTGAGGCAGACAAAGTGTGGATTAAAACTAAAATGAATGAAACAAAAGCGCTCCAAGACGCCATTGCGTATGCGAGAAGGCTAGGAATGGAAGCGCTAGACGTGATTGAAAACGAAGAAGATGTGGGCTTAAGCTCCATTATAAAAGAGATGATCGAGAGGAATTTTTAA